The nucleotide sequence GTCCGATTTTGACCACCTTTTTCCAGGGAATCACAATTTCACTCTCTCTGCCGAACAATCCCCATATTTTTCCGCAGCCGGGAATAATCAGTGCCAGAATACATCCGTTGCAGGGGTCAATGTCCAAATCCACCACAAACCCCAGGCATCTGCAGTTGCAGACGTTAATGACTTCTTTTTCTTTTAATTCACATAAACGCATAATAATCCCCCTGCTACAGTATATGCCGCAGGGGGATATTCTTTACCGCATAACGGTGAAAGATTTTGAAATTTAGGATAGGCTTAATTATAATACGTTTTTGGTTGCGATAATGTCTACGCCTGTACCTGCCACGTCGCTTACAATCACATCCCCGATATGTACCGGTGCCTGAACTTTTACGCCTTTCAGGTCTTTCATAATATCAAAGATTTTTCCTTTCGGAATATCTTCTTTTGTCTTTACAGATACTGCTGCAAGGCTTCCGCCTTCTACGATAACAGAACTTGTAACGATTCTGGTCGGGTTGGTTACTTCTTTTCTCGCATAATCATCACCGCGCTTGCAGGTATTGCCGGTAACGCTTACCACTTCACCATTGTTCATTTCCACTTTTAACGGGCAGCCCATGGGGCATCCGATACAAATTAATTCTCTTGTTTCCATAGTTTTACGCCTCCTCAATCTTTACGGTAATCTGAGACAGATTTGAAAATGCTGCTAATTCTTCTTTTTTCAGTACAACTTCTTCCATCTCTCCAGGTGCTACAACCG is from Lachnospiraceae bacterium JLR.KK002 and encodes:
- a CDS encoding YlmC/YmxH family sporulation protein, giving the protein MRLCELKEKEVINVCNCRCLGFVVDLDIDPCNGCILALIIPGCGKIWGLFGRESEIVIPWKKVVKIGPDIILVEIPDPP
- a CDS encoding DUF1667 domain-containing protein, whose protein sequence is METRELICIGCPMGCPLKVEMNNGEVVSVTGNTCKRGDDYARKEVTNPTRIVTSSVIVEGGSLAAVSVKTKEDIPKGKIFDIMKDLKGVKVQAPVHIGDVIVSDVAGTGVDIIATKNVL